The proteins below come from a single Prolixibacter sp. NT017 genomic window:
- a CDS encoding heavy-metal-associated domain-containing protein encodes MNFTVKYKTNINCNGCIAAVTPSLNGSDAIEKWEVDISNPEKILTVELKENNPEVVKELVQKAGYNIEEV; translated from the coding sequence ATGAATTTCACCGTAAAATACAAGACAAACATTAACTGCAACGGTTGTATCGCAGCAGTAACTCCTTCCCTAAATGGCTCAGATGCTATCGAGAAATGGGAAGTGGACATTAGTAACCCGGAAAAAATTCTGACAGTGGAACTGAAAGAAAACAATCCGGAAGTAGTAAAAGAGTTGGTACAAAAAGCCGGATACAACATCGAAGAGGTTTAA
- a CDS encoding FecR family protein, whose amino-acid sequence MKKLLEKYIEGDCSERELKEAVEILKEPFVKPEVREVFYSRWTECEDSEDVDSKKSDEILHRVHHRINLMEEQPSKLKKIYLGFSKVAAVLIIPLLIVAGTFIIRTTNTKKYLAQTTVSVPLGATSQLQLPDGTHVWLNSGSTLTYPLSFRKHHTRLVELHGEGYFKVAKDKTSPFIVDMADMDVKVTGTVFNARAYDDEAYATVALVEGSVELGSEANKGKEFTKYESLRPYEVAFLDKRDNQLKIETKSDLDKYTAWREGRTVFDNDPIEIVADKFEKLFNVKVKIESNDLLQYRFTATFVNETLERALKILSISSPIRYKIIEAKKDSNGAFGKRTIILSKANNAIN is encoded by the coding sequence ATGAAAAAACTGCTCGAAAAATACATTGAAGGCGACTGCTCTGAACGGGAATTGAAAGAGGCAGTAGAGATATTGAAAGAGCCTTTTGTCAAGCCTGAAGTCAGGGAAGTGTTCTACTCTCGTTGGACAGAGTGTGAAGACAGCGAAGACGTTGACTCAAAAAAATCAGATGAAATCCTGCATCGGGTTCACCACCGGATCAACCTGATGGAAGAGCAACCATCCAAGCTAAAAAAAATCTACCTAGGCTTTTCAAAAGTAGCTGCCGTACTCATTATTCCTTTACTGATTGTAGCAGGCACATTCATTATACGTACCACCAATACGAAAAAATACCTCGCCCAAACAACCGTCAGCGTACCATTGGGAGCTACCAGCCAACTGCAACTTCCCGATGGAACCCATGTCTGGCTCAATTCTGGTAGTACACTCACCTATCCGCTTTCGTTTCGCAAACACCACACACGCCTCGTTGAACTGCACGGTGAAGGCTATTTCAAAGTAGCCAAGGACAAAACCTCACCATTTATTGTCGACATGGCCGATATGGATGTGAAAGTAACCGGAACGGTTTTTAACGCCCGGGCCTATGACGACGAAGCCTATGCAACAGTTGCCCTGGTAGAAGGTTCCGTCGAATTGGGAAGCGAAGCAAACAAAGGGAAAGAATTCACGAAATACGAAAGCCTCAGACCTTATGAAGTGGCTTTCCTCGATAAAAGGGACAACCAGCTGAAGATCGAAACCAAATCAGATTTGGACAAATATACAGCCTGGAGGGAAGGGCGAACGGTGTTCGACAACGACCCGATTGAAATTGTGGCGGACAAGTTTGAGAAACTGTTCAACGTAAAAGTAAAAATCGAAAGTAACGACTTGCTCCAATACCGCTTCACCGCCACATTTGTAAATGAAACACTTGAACGGGCACTAAAAATATTAAGCATCTCCTCACCGATTCGTTACAAAATAATTGAGGCAAAAAAAGACAGCAATGGGGCGTTTGGAAAACGAACCATCATCCTAAGTAAAGCAAACAACGCAATAAACTAA
- a CDS encoding PepSY domain-containing protein, whose product MMFRNILSKIHLWLGLASGLVVFVISVTGAIYVFRTEITEWQRHNAIYAEHKAGNVLPISELLEKAQKDFGPERKISWVNVYNNPDKSWVFFSYQSNPEALTYFGILKHYDAMYVDPYSGEEKAVYNEKYDFFNIVKWLHWSLLLRTPVGQPIVGWSTLIFVILLISGLILWWPKNWRRTKNIFRIKWIKTTSAYKRLYDLHNVLGFYSLILALIIALTGMIWSFKWFQALVYMLVAGTTATPDLSVMKSTPDSRAKVHAIDTALAKTREKYPDAAVFRMVPAADSLGVIQVFVQEEKGKYYKTDELQFDQYSGKVLKERKHADKNAGEKLITANYDIHVGAIGGIAGKIIAFIISLISASLPVTGFFMWLKRNRNRRKSLF is encoded by the coding sequence ATGATGTTTAGGAATATCTTGTCAAAAATACATCTGTGGTTAGGTCTGGCTTCCGGGCTTGTTGTATTTGTTATTTCTGTTACCGGTGCAATCTACGTATTTCGCACCGAGATAACAGAATGGCAGAGGCATAACGCTATTTATGCGGAACATAAAGCAGGGAATGTGCTTCCGATTAGCGAGCTGTTGGAGAAAGCTCAGAAAGATTTTGGACCGGAAAGAAAGATCAGCTGGGTGAATGTTTATAACAATCCTGATAAGAGCTGGGTTTTTTTCAGTTATCAAAGCAATCCTGAGGCTCTCACTTATTTTGGGATTTTGAAGCATTACGATGCAATGTATGTAGATCCTTATAGTGGTGAAGAAAAGGCTGTTTACAATGAAAAATACGATTTCTTCAATATTGTGAAATGGCTGCATTGGAGCTTGTTGCTCCGGACACCTGTTGGACAGCCGATTGTGGGGTGGAGTACTCTTATCTTCGTTATTTTGCTCATCAGTGGCCTTATTCTCTGGTGGCCCAAAAATTGGCGTCGGACCAAGAATATTTTTCGTATAAAATGGATAAAAACGACAAGTGCTTATAAAAGACTTTATGACTTGCATAACGTTTTAGGGTTTTACAGCCTGATTTTAGCCTTGATTATTGCGTTAACCGGGATGATTTGGTCCTTCAAATGGTTTCAGGCTTTGGTGTATATGCTCGTTGCCGGCACGACTGCAACCCCGGACTTGAGTGTGATGAAATCAACGCCAGACAGTCGGGCGAAGGTTCATGCCATTGATACCGCTCTTGCTAAAACAAGAGAAAAGTATCCGGATGCTGCTGTTTTTCGAATGGTTCCTGCAGCTGATAGTCTGGGAGTAATTCAGGTATTTGTTCAGGAAGAAAAAGGAAAATATTATAAAACCGATGAATTGCAGTTTGATCAGTATTCTGGGAAGGTTCTGAAGGAAAGAAAACACGCCGATAAAAATGCTGGTGAAAAACTAATTACCGCTAATTACGATATTCATGTGGGAGCTATTGGTGGAATCGCGGGTAAGATTATCGCGTTTATTATCAGTCTGATTTCGGCATCTCTTCCGGTTACGGGATTTTTTATGTGGTTAAAGCGGAATAGAAACCGCCGGAAATCACTTTTCTAA
- a CDS encoding RNA polymerase sigma-70 factor, whose protein sequence is MQDNSKTYCDRLIKGDKKVIDRLYEMYHARIFHFALSFLKNEEDSYDIVQEVFVKLWEKRSSFRKDTNIDALMFTMAKNTILSVFRKRASEQKYIEFLGHHMQINTDATSEQVDYSFLKAQYESVIPQLPPKRKEIFMLSREKGLTNKEIAKLKGISEKTVEDHITKSLAFLKKHISQFGIWAALFYALFIE, encoded by the coding sequence ATGCAGGACAACTCTAAGACATATTGCGATCGACTTATTAAGGGCGACAAAAAGGTGATTGATCGTTTATATGAAATGTACCATGCTCGCATTTTCCACTTTGCTTTGAGTTTTCTGAAAAACGAAGAAGATTCATACGACATTGTTCAGGAAGTTTTTGTAAAGCTTTGGGAGAAGCGTTCGTCATTCAGAAAAGACACCAACATCGATGCTCTCATGTTTACGATGGCTAAAAACACCATTCTCTCGGTTTTCCGAAAAAGAGCAAGCGAACAGAAATACATCGAATTTCTGGGCCATCACATGCAAATCAACACGGATGCCACATCCGAGCAAGTTGATTATTCGTTTCTAAAAGCGCAATACGAGTCCGTTATCCCCCAATTGCCCCCCAAACGAAAAGAGATTTTCATGTTAAGTCGCGAGAAAGGGCTTACAAACAAGGAGATTGCTAAACTCAAAGGGATTTCGGAGAAAACCGTCGAAGATCACATTACTAAATCGCTGGCCTTTCTGAAAAAGCACATTTCACAATTTGGTATTTGGGCGGCACTTTTTTATGCTCTTTTTATTGAATAG
- a CDS encoding sulfite reductase flavoprotein subunit alpha, with translation MLKKLYKSLLRTKEERRAAGVVVLYGGKSGNSVFVAKELGKQLKKNGIDASVKNLLNYRAVNLAKETLVLIVISTYGEGEPPPVAERFYKELHAGSFALSHLQYSVCALGDSSYEFFCQAGKDLDKRFRELGARAIFRQVDCDIDFRENAVLWITGVLHQLKNDVKTSVVEMKENMPAFYEGIIKNRYRLNKGGENGVYHLVLEVNSSRTKYQPGDTIGIIPENSDDLVKELLSHLESKWDYVILWDGKPYLAGELFRRKLEINRLSESVIQEYQLVVDDEMLSKLLSSREKLLQYINKSDLLDLLVDYPAKIRLEEIVSLLQPLRTRYYSIASSFKNTPGELHLTIKQVESIRNSRIRRGACSSLLTQCLEIGSSLRFRLVRNEEFRLPKLSGVPVIMIAAGAGIAPFRAFLQERSLRNDYDNWLIFGEKRVSRDFLYEDELKKWKKQGVLNRLDLAFSRDGNRRVYVQNRIEELQETFVDWLRRGACIYVCGSLQMGMEVRRTIRSICEKNTKKLGFELTPDRYMEDLY, from the coding sequence ATGTTGAAGAAGTTATATAAAAGTTTGCTTAGAACGAAAGAGGAGCGAAGAGCAGCAGGTGTAGTTGTTCTTTATGGCGGAAAATCAGGAAATTCAGTCTTTGTTGCAAAAGAGTTAGGAAAACAATTGAAAAAGAATGGTATCGATGCTTCTGTTAAGAATTTACTTAACTATAGGGCAGTGAATCTGGCAAAAGAGACCCTGGTTCTAATCGTTATCAGTACATACGGCGAAGGAGAGCCGCCACCAGTTGCTGAACGTTTTTATAAAGAGCTTCATGCTGGTTCGTTTGCTCTGAGTCATTTGCAATATTCGGTCTGTGCTTTGGGAGATTCAAGCTATGAGTTTTTCTGCCAGGCAGGGAAGGATCTGGATAAACGATTCCGGGAATTAGGTGCTCGAGCAATTTTCAGACAAGTCGATTGCGATATAGATTTCAGAGAAAATGCAGTTTTATGGATAACCGGCGTTTTACATCAGCTGAAAAACGATGTTAAGACCAGTGTTGTTGAAATGAAGGAAAATATGCCGGCATTTTATGAGGGAATTATTAAGAATAGATACCGCTTAAATAAAGGAGGCGAAAATGGCGTCTATCATCTTGTTTTAGAAGTTAACTCAAGTCGAACGAAATATCAACCGGGAGATACGATTGGCATTATCCCTGAGAATTCCGATGATTTGGTGAAGGAGCTTTTAAGCCATCTCGAATCTAAATGGGATTATGTAATTCTGTGGGACGGAAAGCCCTATTTGGCCGGAGAACTTTTTCGGCGAAAGCTCGAAATTAACCGGTTAAGTGAATCGGTTATTCAAGAATACCAGCTAGTTGTTGATGATGAGATGTTGTCAAAACTCCTGTCTTCCAGGGAAAAACTTCTTCAATACATAAATAAATCTGATTTGTTGGATCTTCTGGTCGATTATCCGGCGAAAATTAGATTGGAGGAAATTGTGTCGCTGTTGCAACCCCTTCGTACCCGTTATTATTCCATCGCTTCGAGTTTTAAAAATACACCGGGTGAATTGCATTTGACAATAAAGCAGGTTGAATCGATACGAAATAGCAGAATCCGTCGGGGAGCTTGTTCTTCTCTTCTTACTCAATGTCTGGAAATTGGTTCTTCGTTGCGGTTTCGATTGGTGCGAAATGAAGAATTTCGACTACCCAAGCTGTCGGGGGTGCCTGTAATTATGATTGCTGCAGGTGCCGGGATCGCGCCATTTCGTGCTTTTTTACAAGAACGATCACTCCGGAATGATTATGATAACTGGTTGATTTTCGGAGAGAAAAGAGTGAGTCGGGATTTTTTATATGAGGATGAATTGAAAAAGTGGAAGAAACAGGGTGTTTTAAATCGTCTTGATCTGGCCTTCTCACGTGATGGGAATCGCAGGGTTTATGTTCAGAATAGAATTGAAGAGTTGCAGGAAACGTTTGTCGATTGGCTAAGAAGAGGAGCCTGTATATATGTTTGTGGTTCGTTACAAATGGGGATGGAAGTCCGGCGTACCATTCGAAGTATCTGCGAAAAAAATACTAAGAAACTTGGGTTTGAATTGACACCAGATCGATATATGGAAGATTTGTATTGA
- a CDS encoding TonB-dependent receptor: protein MKKLLSILLFVTVFHIAGAQTGTITGSIVVPDENNGAIVNIGLKGTVKGAVTDLSGHYIIRNIAPGTYTLQATHIGLKKKEVNVKVASGQVTRVPEIRLQKSNKEIGEVVVTGNYYSDYVTDVPSAALRIETPLLEASQNIQVITRDVLEDQQSIDMLESVTRNTSGAQMIEHWGNFARINMRGFKLPAFRNGMNVDLPWGPLTEDMSIVDRIEFVKGPAGFMLSSGEPGGFYNVVTKKPRKNKKNEVSMMVGSFNTLRATADLGGELSKDGRLLYRLNLMGMEKNSHRDYDYNNRFTVAPSLSYQFDARTKLTAEYILQYSQMIVGGAYVFSPDGMGTLPRNFTLAEPNLDPTNIWEQNLFLNFQRKLNQNWKLTAQLGYLHYKQIGSSLWPDSVTEAGLIYRGLSSWDALSTAKLGQVYLNGDLKTGKIAHHILVGLDMGNKEYFADWFQHGALGNTPLDIHNPVHYVPTSQIPVFDRSQSIRKRAYNGSYPGSQLVRYSALYGQDEVRFFSDKLRLTLAGRFTTYHTSVYGAGTDDRVFTPRAGVSYSIDKNTSVYGLFDQAFIPEAGTDKNGKAFKPVRGNDWEAGVKREWGAGRWKSSLTFYKITKENVLTTDPSDINYQIQLGEAQSKGVEFDLQGEILTGLNVILNYANTDLKVTKDSDPSVVGTRLAGHAKHMTNGWLKYQFKNSGLKGLGLSLGYQYQIDRSSWNWGADNESILPDYFRLDGAVSWKNDAFTVALNVNNLLDKYLYSGSGYANFYYWQTEPGINYRLSVRYRF from the coding sequence ATGAAAAAATTGCTATCTATATTGCTCTTTGTAACTGTGTTTCATATTGCAGGTGCTCAGACCGGTACCATTACCGGAAGTATTGTTGTTCCTGATGAGAATAATGGGGCAATTGTGAATATTGGATTGAAAGGAACTGTCAAAGGAGCTGTTACTGATTTAAGTGGACATTATATCATTCGCAATATTGCTCCGGGAACCTATACATTGCAAGCGACACATATTGGATTGAAAAAGAAGGAAGTGAATGTGAAGGTTGCCTCCGGACAAGTAACCCGTGTTCCTGAAATAAGGCTGCAGAAAAGCAACAAGGAAATAGGAGAAGTGGTAGTAACCGGAAATTATTATTCTGATTATGTTACCGATGTGCCCTCTGCTGCGCTACGGATTGAAACTCCGTTACTGGAAGCTTCTCAAAATATTCAGGTGATAACCCGGGATGTGCTTGAAGATCAGCAGTCGATTGATATGTTGGAGAGTGTTACCAGAAATACCAGTGGAGCGCAAATGATTGAGCACTGGGGAAACTTTGCCCGTATTAATATGCGAGGTTTTAAATTGCCGGCATTTCGAAACGGTATGAATGTTGACTTGCCTTGGGGACCGTTGACAGAAGATATGTCAATTGTCGATAGGATTGAGTTCGTGAAGGGACCGGCAGGTTTTATGCTCTCATCCGGTGAACCTGGTGGATTCTATAATGTGGTGACCAAGAAGCCGAGAAAAAACAAAAAAAATGAAGTCTCGATGATGGTCGGCTCATTCAATACGCTTCGGGCAACAGCCGATCTAGGGGGAGAATTAAGTAAAGATGGACGTCTGCTTTACCGATTGAATTTGATGGGAATGGAGAAAAATTCGCATCGAGATTATGACTACAATAATCGTTTTACCGTGGCTCCATCGTTAAGCTATCAGTTCGATGCTCGAACAAAGCTAACAGCTGAATACATTCTCCAGTATTCTCAGATGATCGTTGGCGGAGCTTATGTGTTTTCGCCGGATGGCATGGGAACCTTACCGCGAAATTTCACTTTGGCCGAACCCAATCTTGATCCGACGAATATTTGGGAGCAAAACCTCTTTCTTAATTTTCAGCGAAAGCTGAATCAAAACTGGAAACTTACTGCTCAACTGGGCTATTTGCATTACAAGCAAATTGGTAGCTCGCTATGGCCCGATTCGGTAACAGAGGCTGGATTAATTTACCGGGGACTCAGTAGTTGGGATGCGTTGAGTACAGCCAAGCTTGGTCAGGTCTATTTGAATGGAGACCTGAAAACGGGCAAAATCGCTCATCACATTCTTGTTGGCCTTGATATGGGAAACAAAGAGTATTTTGCCGACTGGTTTCAACATGGTGCACTTGGGAATACACCGCTGGATATTCACAACCCTGTTCATTATGTACCTACTTCTCAAATTCCGGTCTTCGATAGAAGTCAGAGCATACGGAAGCGTGCTTACAATGGAAGTTATCCCGGCTCCCAATTGGTTCGCTATTCTGCTTTGTACGGTCAGGATGAAGTTCGATTCTTTAGCGATAAATTGCGCTTGACACTTGCAGGGCGTTTTACAACGTACCATACGTCAGTTTACGGCGCAGGCACCGATGACCGGGTGTTTACTCCCCGCGCCGGAGTTAGCTATTCGATCGATAAAAACACGTCGGTGTATGGCCTGTTTGATCAGGCTTTTATACCGGAAGCCGGAACCGATAAAAACGGTAAGGCATTCAAACCGGTCAGAGGAAATGATTGGGAAGCGGGAGTAAAACGGGAGTGGGGTGCCGGACGCTGGAAGTCTTCTTTGACATTCTATAAGATAACGAAAGAAAACGTGTTGACTACCGATCCTTCTGATATCAATTACCAGATTCAATTGGGAGAGGCCCAATCAAAAGGAGTTGAGTTTGATTTGCAAGGAGAAATTCTGACAGGACTGAACGTCATTCTGAACTACGCTAATACCGACCTAAAAGTGACGAAGGATAGCGATCCTTCGGTGGTGGGTACTCGGCTGGCAGGCCATGCGAAGCATATGACCAACGGTTGGTTGAAATATCAGTTTAAAAACTCAGGACTGAAAGGATTGGGCCTATCGCTGGGGTACCAGTATCAGATCGATCGTTCATCCTGGAATTGGGGCGCTGATAACGAGTCGATTTTACCTGATTATTTCCGACTTGATGGAGCGGTATCATGGAAGAATGATGCCTTCACAGTCGCATTGAACGTTAATAATCTGCTCGATAAGTATCTCTATTCCGGAAGTGGCTATGCAAATTTCTATTATTGGCAAACCGAGCCTGGAATTAATTACCGCTTAAGTGTGAGGTACCGCTTTTAA
- a CDS encoding cellulase family glycosylhydrolase, which yields MKKLLVLSTVVLFVTTLLFNSCAEKKETTPAKKSLAWLHTDEHNFVDDAGNKVFLRGVGLGNWMLPEGYMWKFGKNGDRPRKIEQLVSDMIGPDQAAKFWKSFHQNYIAEADIKRIAALGFNSVRPALNSRLFLTGGDNPEFVDEGFQLLDSLVSWCGKYGLYVIIDMHGAPGGQTGANIDDSANNEPELFMDKKNQDWLVKLWVKIAERYKNNPTVAAYDLLNEPLPENTGAADKYKDQLVPLYKRVTKAIREVDPKHMIVVEGYNWANNWSEFTEKFDSNMFFQFHYYCWSRPDHLNSIQQFLDKRKELNAPVWVGETGEQGKAIYWATTQYFEANNIGWSFWPWKKMDTENTPYSINKPENWDLISAFSKGEEKPSKEVAQKALDELLQNIKLANCVYFPDVVNSLFRRIPVKIEAENYGPDGYNVSYFVKDTTQKSKYYRTNEPVPVEVMNFDKKQRVSQQYISLTEGEWTAYTVKSATEGNHLVSVRVEAEQLPASFAITLNGVKKEVDVKQADWNEIDLGGLFFQKGENQIRLKVMKGTIGFDWVDVK from the coding sequence ATGAAAAAATTACTCGTCTTAAGTACAGTAGTGTTGTTTGTTACAACATTGCTATTTAATTCATGTGCGGAGAAAAAAGAAACGACTCCGGCAAAAAAATCACTTGCCTGGCTTCACACCGATGAACACAACTTTGTGGACGATGCCGGTAACAAAGTATTTCTTCGCGGAGTCGGCCTTGGAAACTGGATGCTTCCGGAAGGCTATATGTGGAAATTTGGCAAGAATGGTGACCGGCCCCGGAAAATTGAGCAGCTGGTTAGCGACATGATAGGACCGGATCAGGCAGCCAAATTCTGGAAAAGCTTCCATCAAAATTACATCGCGGAAGCGGATATCAAACGAATTGCAGCGTTAGGATTTAATTCGGTTCGGCCGGCACTTAATTCCAGGCTTTTTCTTACCGGAGGCGATAACCCGGAATTCGTAGACGAAGGTTTTCAGTTGCTGGACTCGCTGGTAAGCTGGTGCGGAAAATACGGATTGTATGTCATTATCGATATGCATGGTGCACCGGGTGGACAAACCGGGGCAAACATCGATGACAGTGCCAATAATGAGCCGGAGCTTTTCATGGATAAAAAGAATCAGGATTGGCTGGTTAAACTGTGGGTGAAGATAGCTGAACGATACAAGAATAATCCAACGGTTGCCGCTTACGATTTACTGAATGAGCCATTGCCGGAAAATACCGGCGCAGCCGATAAGTATAAAGACCAGTTGGTGCCTTTGTACAAGCGGGTGACGAAAGCTATCCGGGAAGTCGATCCGAAACATATGATTGTTGTCGAAGGATATAACTGGGCCAATAACTGGTCGGAGTTCACCGAAAAGTTTGATAGCAACATGTTTTTCCAGTTTCATTATTACTGTTGGAGTCGTCCTGACCATTTGAATAGTATTCAGCAATTTCTCGATAAACGTAAAGAGCTGAATGCTCCTGTTTGGGTAGGAGAGACCGGCGAACAGGGTAAAGCGATTTACTGGGCCACCACACAGTATTTTGAAGCGAACAACATTGGCTGGTCCTTCTGGCCCTGGAAAAAGATGGATACTGAAAATACGCCTTATTCCATCAATAAGCCCGAAAACTGGGACCTGATTTCTGCTTTTTCAAAAGGAGAAGAGAAACCATCGAAAGAAGTTGCACAAAAAGCGCTTGACGAACTGCTACAAAATATCAAACTGGCGAACTGCGTCTATTTCCCCGATGTGGTGAATTCACTTTTCCGCAGGATTCCTGTTAAGATAGAGGCTGAAAATTACGGCCCGGATGGATATAATGTTTCCTATTTCGTGAAGGACACCACCCAAAAATCGAAATATTACCGCACCAATGAACCGGTTCCGGTTGAGGTGATGAATTTTGACAAGAAGCAACGCGTTTCACAACAGTATATTAGCCTGACAGAAGGGGAGTGGACAGCTTATACTGTAAAAAGTGCCACAGAAGGTAATCATCTGGTCAGCGTCCGTGTGGAAGCAGAGCAATTGCCTGCATCATTTGCCATCACATTGAACGGTGTGAAGAAGGAGGTCGATGTGAAGCAAGCCGACTGGAATGAGATTGATTTGGGGGGATTATTCTTCCAAAAAGGAGAAAACCAGATACGGTTAAAAGTAATGAAAGGGACAATAGGTTTTGATTGGGTGGATGTGAAATAA
- a CDS encoding YceI family protein, translating into MKKIILSMMVVAITATVGFAQSTSKMMSETQKSYVRYAMSHPLHDWEGTSKSVKGVIVVDNKTKEIKQTAIAIKVSTFDSHNANRDSHMMEATDAIKFPDVTFASTSFQKDQQGQETVTGKLTFHGISHSITVPIVEKTDSNGEIEVTGKFDVKMTDYKIDPPSLLGMPAKDDIKLNFDLFFK; encoded by the coding sequence ATGAAGAAAATTATTTTATCAATGATGGTGGTTGCCATTACAGCAACCGTAGGTTTTGCACAGTCAACCTCAAAGATGATGTCCGAAACCCAAAAATCGTATGTACGGTATGCCATGTCGCACCCGTTGCACGACTGGGAAGGGACCAGCAAAAGTGTAAAGGGGGTCATTGTTGTAGACAACAAAACCAAGGAAATAAAGCAAACGGCCATTGCCATCAAGGTTTCGACTTTCGACAGTCACAATGCCAACCGCGATTCTCATATGATGGAGGCAACTGATGCTATTAAATTTCCGGATGTTACTTTCGCCAGTACTTCCTTTCAAAAAGACCAGCAAGGACAGGAAACCGTTACCGGAAAGCTAACATTTCACGGTATCTCTCATTCCATTACCGTCCCTATTGTGGAGAAAACCGACAGCAACGGAGAGATAGAAGTAACCGGAAAGTTTGACGTAAAGATGACCGATTACAAAATCGACCCACCGAGCCTTTTGGGAATGCCCGCCAAGGACGATATCAAACTGAATTTTGATCTTTTTTTTAAATAG